GGAGCTCGATCCCGGGACGCCACCCGGAAAAGGAAGCCCCTGCGCGCAGACTGGCGGCGTCGCGGCTGCGCCGCTCGATGATTTGGCGAGGCGTGGTGGGGCGCTCGAAGGTGACCTCGAGGCGGTCGAACACACTCCAGCGCGTGTAGTCGATCTGAAGCCCGACTTGCCAGTGGCGGGAGGGAAAGAAGGTGGCTCCAAGTGACGCCAGGTCCGGCAACGGAAGGGTCGCCCGGGCCCGTTGATCCGCGAAGGTCTCTGCCAAGCTCGCGCTGGTCACAGTGAAGTTGGCCTCGCCTTCCAGGCCCAGCCGGCTGCGGCCCCCGGTGTTGAGGCCGCGGTAGGCCGCACCCAGGTGAAGCCGGTTCGGCGCCAGCTTCCACATGACGGCGGCGTTGGCTTGCCAGTCCCAATCGCTGCCTTCGAGATCGCCCCGGCTGCCCACGGAGGCGGGCAGCCCCACCGCAAATGCCACACGGCCGTAAAGCGGCGCCACACCCACCGCGCCCGCCAGCCGATCCGAAAAGCGCCACGCAAAGTTCAGGTTCGCAGCCACAACGGCCACCCTGACGCTGATGGCCTTCTCTCGACCGGCCCACGCGCTCGGCCAGTTCACCGCGAAACCATAAGGGGCGAACACCCCGAGACCCAGCGTGGCACGCGCGCTCACCGGCAAAGACACGAAGGCGTTCGGCACCACCTGCGGGGCCAGGTCGCTCCTCACGAGGGTGCCAGAGGGCGGCGCAAAACGTGTGTTCGCGATCGCGAGTGATAACGTGGCCGAGCCAGCGGCCGCGGGGGCGAACGCCAGGCCCGCGGGGTTGAACCAATTGGCAGCGGGCTCGCTGACATTCCCCACCAC
Above is a genomic segment from Myxococcales bacterium containing:
- a CDS encoding outer membrane protein transport protein, with the protein product MLRFFARRSSRRCGALLSGAVTLGRILAGSGLLGVAHASGFVLYDQSAAALAQGSAVVGNVSEPAANWFNPAGLAFAPAAAGSATLSLAIANTRFAPPSGTLVRSDLAPQVVPNAFVSLPVSARATLGLGVFAPYGFAVNWPSAWAGREKAISVRVAVVAANLNFAWRFSDRLAGAVGVAPLYGRVAFAVGLPASVGSRGDLEGSDWDWQANAAVMWKLAPNRLHLGAAYRGLNTGGRSRLGLEGEANFTVTSASLAETFADQRARATLPLPDLASLGATFFPSRHWQVGLQIDYTRWSVFDRLEVTFERPTTPRQIIERRSRDAASLRAGASFSGWRPGIELRAGLTFEQTTGRKESLAPSAPDGDRVGVSVGVGLMRQRYRVDFGYLLLALLPAEAAGGLEGPAGTYTTLAHVLGLTVTGVVTAPSPPAGSGSDAR